A DNA window from Cutaneotrichosporon cavernicola HIS019 DNA, chromosome: 2 contains the following coding sequences:
- a CDS encoding uncharacterized protein (Major Facilitator Superfamily) produces MAPTDTINTVVSDTTASSASTVCDLQIKDEKEDTVPELERPEVPHLTSVKRYTSRTPSLNLARLPSAAEPFGIPPPDLEKATTTASDKAQITQARKWGLLAIFSLAMFIDIWMYSAFFIFTDVISVDLGIPFSQQAWVITSYSVTFAAFLLFWGRVSDLYSAKPVFAWGFTVLGALSLVISFLPDMYSFFVLRAIAGIAGSALIPSSYRLITEVFEEHELGRAFTLFGISGALANVTGVIIAGVIDLIPLHGQGASWRWFFRLVAIIIIPFATIAMFSIPTRRGTDAVSDVPKWKRLDLVGSTLMLGATILLVLGLTLGAAQGFTTPAFLVPFILALVVLFPAFFIWEAYIPEKMALLPPSFWRIPNTILLIAFALQIYGWWGVNFLAHVETYMKIHHESGILSAVRVLPQGVAAFITLLFLTFVPKFVSRPRWTVILGMILAIVGYILFVQAKDYTGSDYWKYVFSGSIIGSAGMAACFTATNVALMTSVDPSVAGVAGALLQVSFQIGSSVSFGAQAGLLTVHEGGLANYKNVHASFYFELAAMAVALIAFTIFYRQPKATGNAVVAAH; encoded by the coding sequence ATGGCCCCCACCGACACCATCAACACTGTCGTCTCTGACACGACAGCGTCTTCCGCCTCGACTGTTTGCGACCTCCagatcaaggacgagaaggaggacacTGTTCcagagctcgagcgcccCGAGGTGCCCCACTTGACGTCGGTCAAGCGGTACACCTCCCGCACACCCTCTCTGAACCTCGCTCGCCTCCCGTCTGCTGCCGAGCCATTCGGAATACCCCCTCCGGACCTCGAGAaggccaccaccaccgcttCGGACAAGGCCCAGATCACCCAGGCTCGCAAGTGGGGCCTGCTCGCCATCTTCTCGCTGGCCATGTTCATCGATATCTGGATGTACTCGgccttcttcatcttcacCGATGTCATCTcggtcgacctcggcatccCGTTCAGCCAGCAGGCATGGGTCATCACCTCTTACAGCGTAACCTTTGCGgcgttcctcctcttctggGGACGTGTGAGCGACCTGTACTCGGCCAAACCAGTGTTCGCTTGGGGGTTCACTGTTCTCGGTGCACTTTCGCTCGTCAtttccttcctccccgacATGTACTCGTTCTTCGTGCTCCGTGCGATTGCCGGTATCGCTGGATCGGCCCTCATCCCCTCGTCGTACCGCCTCATCACTGAAGTGTTTGAGGAACACGAGCTCGGACGCGCATTCACCCTCTTCGGTATCTCGGGTGCCCTCGCAAACGTCACGGGTGTCATTATTGCTGGTGTTATCGATCTCATCCCACTCCACGGACAGGGTGCGAGCTGGCGCTGGTTcttccgcctcgtcgcAATCATCATCATTCCCTTCGCGACCATTGCCATGTtctccatccccacccGCCGTGGGACGGACGCCGTATCCGACGTCCCCAAGTGgaagcgcctcgacctcgtcggctcGACCCTCATGCTCGGCGCGACaatcctcctcgtcctcggcctgaCTCTCGGTGCCGCGCAGGGCTTTACAACCCCCGCTTTCCTCGTGCccttcatcctcgccctcgtcgtcctcttcccaGCCTTCTTCATCTGGGAAGCCTACATCCCCGAGAAGATGGCTCTTCTCCCACCCTCGTTCTGGCGTATCCCAAacaccatcctcctcatcgccttTGCCCTCCAGATCTACGGCTGGTGGGGTGTCAACTTCCTCGCTCACGTTGAGACGTACATGAAGATCCACCACGAGTCAGGCATCCTCTCGGCCGTCCGTGTCCTTCCCCAGGGCGTTGCAGCATTCAtcaccctcctcttcctgaCGTTTGTGCCCAAGTTCGTCTCGCGCCCCCGCTGGACGGTCATTCTCGGCATGATTCTCGCCATTGTTGGCTACATCCTCTTCGTCCAGGCCAAGGACTACACCGGCTCCGACTACTGGAAGTACGTCTTCTCCGGCTCGATCATCGGTTCGGCAGGCATGGCCGCTTGCTTTACCGCAACCAACGTCGCCCTCATGACCTCGGTCGACCCCTCCGTGGCCGGTGTCGCCGGTGCCCTCCTCCAGGTCTCCTTCCAGATCGGCTCTTCCGTCTCCTTTGGCGCGCAGGCCGGCCTCCTCACCGTCCACGAAGGCGGTCTCGCCAACTACAAGAACGTTCACGCTTCGTTCTACTTTGAGCTCGCAGCGAtggccgtcgcgctcatcgCCTTCACCATCTTCTACCGCCAGCCCAAGGCTACCGGTAACGCAGTCGTTGCGGCGCACTAG